ATCCCTTTTCATTGTTTTTAGGGCAATGATCATGTTATCTTTAATCATATATGTTGCTGAGGTGAATGGAGAATGAAACGTATAGGGGTATTAACGAGCGGCGGGGATTCCCCGGGAATGAACGCAGCAGTTCGCGCAGTAGTCAGAAAAGCGATTTATCATGATGTTGAAGTTTACGGCATTTACAACGGATACGCAGGATTGATCAGCGGAAAGATTGAAAAGCTTGAACTCGGATCTGTAGGCGATATTATACATCGCGGAGGAACAAAGCTATATACGGCAAGATGTCCTGAATTCAAAACGGTTGAAGGCCGTGAAAAAGGGATAGAAAACTTGAAGAAGCTTGGTATTGAAGGCCTTGTTGTCATCGGCGGAGACGGCTCCTATATGGGTGCGAAAAAATTAACGGAACACGGGTTTCCATGTGTGGGTGTACCGGGTACAATTGATAATGACATTCCGGGCACTGATTTTACAATCGGTTTTGATACGGCTTTAAATACAGTAATTGACGCAATTGATAAGATCCGCGATACAGCGACTTCTCATGAACGTACATATGTGATCGAAGTAATGGGCCGCCATGCGGGCGACATCGCATTGTGGGCCGGACTTGCAGGGGGCGCGGAATCAATCCTCATCCCTGAGGCAGACTATGACATGCACGAAATCATTGCCCGCTTAAAACGCGGCCACGATCG
The Bacillus vallismortis genome window above contains:
- the pfkA gene encoding 6-phosphofructokinase translates to MKRIGVLTSGGDSPGMNAAVRAVVRKAIYHDVEVYGIYNGYAGLISGKIEKLELGSVGDIIHRGGTKLYTARCPEFKTVEGREKGIENLKKLGIEGLVVIGGDGSYMGAKKLTEHGFPCVGVPGTIDNDIPGTDFTIGFDTALNTVIDAIDKIRDTATSHERTYVIEVMGRHAGDIALWAGLAGGAESILIPEADYDMHEIIARLKRGHDRGKKHSIIIVAEGVGSGVEFGKRIEEETNLETRVSVLGYIQRGGSPSAADRVLASRLGAYAVELLLEGKGGRCVGIQNNKLVDHDIIEILETKHTVEQNMYKLSKELSI